The following proteins come from a genomic window of Aequorivita marisscotiae:
- a CDS encoding tetratricopeptide repeat protein has protein sequence MKYLFFLLLTLSFTTFFAQNNINTYIEEGIAYHDKGEYDKALATYEKALILDPQSTVVNYEMALSYFKKNDYKNTIARADMVLKKNEDNLVNAYLIKGSALDMMGEVKQSIKLFEKAMRKFPDDYLLPYNLALNHYKLNQMEEAKENVIKALENNPSHGSSHWMLANIESEQGNTVQSLLANYYFLFLEPNSSRSLDAYTMLQLNFSGNVTKGKDEAITINISMSDGDDPFSAAALMLGLMGASNMLPENADKTSEELFVENTNSFFQVLGELKKEKEKGLYWNFYVPFFYDLAKSNHLEAYCMYISQSGNENAEAWLNENSEKLKAFAAWLKM, from the coding sequence ATGAAATATCTATTTTTCCTCCTACTCACTTTAAGTTTCACCACGTTTTTTGCACAAAATAATATAAACACATATATAGAGGAAGGCATAGCCTACCACGACAAAGGCGAATACGACAAAGCACTTGCAACTTATGAAAAGGCATTAATATTAGACCCACAATCTACGGTAGTAAATTATGAAATGGCACTGAGCTATTTTAAAAAAAACGATTATAAAAACACCATAGCCCGTGCAGATATGGTACTTAAAAAAAACGAAGATAATTTGGTTAACGCCTACCTTATTAAAGGATCTGCTTTAGATATGATGGGCGAGGTAAAACAGTCTATTAAACTTTTTGAAAAAGCAATGCGAAAATTTCCGGATGACTACCTTTTGCCTTATAACTTAGCGCTAAATCATTACAAACTGAACCAGATGGAAGAAGCCAAAGAAAATGTAATTAAGGCCTTAGAAAACAATCCCAGCCACGGTAGCAGCCATTGGATGCTCGCAAATATTGAATCTGAGCAGGGCAACACTGTACAATCGTTGCTGGCTAATTATTATTTCCTCTTTTTAGAACCAAATTCTTCTCGCTCATTAGATGCTTACACAATGCTTCAACTAAATTTTTCGGGAAACGTAACTAAAGGTAAAGACGAAGCCATAACTATAAATATATCCATGAGTGATGGCGATGATCCCTTTTCCGCTGCTGCACTAATGCTCGGCCTGATGGGCGCCTCAAATATGTTACCCGAAAACGCAGATAAAACTTCCGAAGAACTTTTTGTGGAAAATACCAATTCCTTTTTTCAAGTTTTGGGCGAATTGAAAAAGGAAAAAGAAAAAGGCCTCTATTGGAATTTTTATGTTCCTTTCTTCTACGACCTTGCCAAAAGCAACCATTTAGAAGCGTACTGCATGTATATTTCGCAAAGCGGAAACGAAAATGCCGAAGCGTGGCTAAATGAAAATAGCGAAAAATTAAAAGCCTTTGCCGCGTGGTTAAAGATGTAG
- a CDS encoding succinate dehydrogenase cytochrome b subunit, whose translation MAILSSSIARKVAMALSGLFLVLFLAQHFTINITSVIDPETFNNLSHFMGHNFVVQFIAQPILIFGVVFHFIMGLVLEIRNRNARQINYVSFKGNKNSTWASRNMIISGAVILAFLGLHFYDFWFPEIVHKYVESNPLDATRYYPELLHKFESPVRTGLYCLAFVLLALHLWHGFSSSFQSMGWNNKYSKGLRGFTQFYAIFIPLGFIFIALYLHFNQ comes from the coding sequence ATGGCAATATTATCTTCTTCAATTGCACGAAAAGTTGCTATGGCGCTTTCCGGCTTGTTTCTTGTTTTGTTTTTGGCACAACATTTTACCATCAACATTACTTCGGTCATAGATCCTGAAACTTTTAATAATCTGTCTCATTTTATGGGGCATAATTTTGTTGTGCAATTTATTGCGCAGCCTATTTTGATTTTTGGAGTGGTTTTTCACTTTATAATGGGGCTGGTTCTTGAAATAAGAAATCGCAACGCACGACAAATAAATTACGTTTCGTTTAAAGGAAACAAAAATTCAACGTGGGCTTCGCGAAATATGATTATTAGTGGTGCCGTTATTTTGGCGTTTTTGGGACTTCATTTTTACGATTTCTGGTTTCCGGAAATAGTTCATAAATACGTTGAAAGCAATCCGCTGGATGCAACGCGGTATTACCCAGAATTACTGCATAAATTTGAAAGCCCGGTACGCACCGGTTTGTATTGCTTGGCTTTTGTTTTGCTTGCTTTGCACTTATGGCACGGGTTTTCATCGTCTTTTCAGAGCATGGGCTGGAACAACAAATATTCAAAAGGCTTAAGAGGCTTTACCCAGTTTTACGCAATATTTATTCCTTTAGGATTTATTTTCATTGCGCTTTATCTTCACTTTAATCAATAA
- a CDS encoding alpha/beta fold hydrolase — MTFNFKNTRIHYEVFGKGPAVVLLHGFLESSTMWKPLISQLSEHNTVITLDFPGHGNSGVLAQSFTMEIMATVIAQLLLRLNISTATFIGHSMGGYIALAYAELFSENIEKLVLLNSSPAADSEARKNNRNRALKVIDKSPKAYISMAISNLIAETSREKYSAEINQLKAEAYTFPVEGIKAAIKGMRDRKDRTEVLKNFGKEKHVLLAADDPILPVLEVKELAENCNATVKVIAGGHMSLIENKDSVAKYLKQLL, encoded by the coding sequence ATGACATTCAATTTTAAAAATACTCGCATCCATTATGAAGTTTTCGGAAAAGGTCCGGCAGTAGTACTTTTACACGGCTTTCTCGAAAGTTCTACCATGTGGAAACCGCTTATCTCCCAATTATCTGAGCACAATACAGTTATTACACTAGATTTTCCCGGTCACGGAAATAGCGGTGTACTAGCCCAAAGCTTTACTATGGAAATAATGGCAACGGTTATAGCCCAACTTCTGCTACGTTTAAATATTTCTACGGCTACATTTATCGGCCATTCTATGGGCGGATATATAGCTTTGGCTTACGCCGAATTATTTTCGGAAAACATTGAAAAATTAGTTCTATTAAACTCTAGCCCAGCAGCAGATTCCGAAGCGAGAAAAAACAATAGAAATCGCGCTTTAAAAGTTATTGATAAAAGCCCAAAAGCCTACATTAGCATGGCCATCAGCAACCTAATTGCTGAAACTTCACGTGAAAAATATAGTGCAGAAATCAACCAATTAAAAGCCGAAGCATACACCTTTCCAGTTGAAGGAATTAAAGCGGCAATAAAAGGTATGCGCGATAGAAAGGACAGAACCGAGGTACTTAAAAATTTCGGAAAAGAAAAGCACGTACTACTTGCTGCAGACGACCCTATTTTACCAGTATTGGAAGTAAAAGAACTAGCAGAAAACTGTAACGCAACGGTAAAAGTTATAGCGGGTGGACACATGAGTTTAATAGAAAATAAAGACTCTGTTGCCAAATATTTAAAGCAATTGCTATAA
- a CDS encoding fumarate reductase/succinate dehydrogenase flavoprotein subunit, with amino-acid sequence MSKLDSKIPKGPLADKWTKHKNDINLVNPANKRSIDVIVVGTGLAGGSAAATLAELGYNVKTFCYQDSPRRAHSIAAQGGINAAKNYQGDGDSNYRLFYDTVKGGDYRSREANVYRLAEVSANIIDQCVAQGVPFAREYGGYLDNRSFGGVLVSRTFYAKGQTGQQLLLGAYSAMNRQINRGKITPYNRHEMLDLVIVDGKARGIIARDLISGEIERHSAHAVVIASGGYGNVFFLSTNAMGSNVTASWKIHKRGAYFANPCYTQIHPTCIPVSGDHQSKLTLMSESLRNDGRIWVPKKKEDAEAIRNGSKKPNDLSAEERDYYLERRYPSFGNLVPRDVASRAAKERCDAGYGVNKTGQAVFLDFASAIERYGKEQAGIHGNHSPSKEEVTKLGKKVIEDKYGNLFQMYQKIVDENPYETPMMIYPAVHYTMGGIWVDYDLQSTIPGCYVTGEANFSDHGANRLGASALMQGLADGYFVLPYTIGDYLSQDIKTGPISTESKEFVEAEHKVRELLEKLINNKGTHSVDHFHKKLGHIMWNKCGMARNAKDLESAMTEIRALREEFWRDVRVPGTMTEMNAELEKATRVADFLELGELFAKDALHRNESCGGHFREEYQTEEGEALRDDENFMYVAAWEYTGDPGNEVLHKENLEYENIEVKSRSYK; translated from the coding sequence ATGTCAAAATTAGATTCAAAAATCCCAAAAGGACCCTTAGCAGATAAGTGGACAAAACATAAAAACGATATAAACCTCGTTAACCCGGCCAACAAGCGCAGTATAGATGTTATTGTGGTTGGTACTGGGCTTGCCGGCGGTAGTGCTGCGGCAACTCTGGCCGAATTGGGTTACAATGTAAAAACATTCTGCTACCAAGATTCGCCGCGTCGTGCACACTCTATTGCTGCACAAGGAGGTATTAACGCTGCCAAAAACTACCAAGGTGATGGCGATTCAAACTACAGATTGTTTTATGATACTGTAAAAGGTGGCGACTACCGTTCGCGCGAAGCAAATGTGTACCGATTGGCTGAGGTGTCGGCAAATATTATAGATCAATGCGTAGCGCAAGGGGTTCCCTTCGCACGTGAATACGGTGGGTACTTAGACAATCGCTCCTTTGGTGGCGTGTTGGTATCGCGTACCTTTTATGCCAAAGGACAAACCGGACAACAATTATTATTAGGAGCGTATTCTGCAATGAACCGTCAAATTAACCGCGGAAAAATTACTCCATACAACCGTCACGAAATGCTAGATTTAGTAATTGTTGATGGAAAAGCCAGAGGAATTATTGCGCGTGATTTAATTTCAGGTGAAATAGAAAGACATTCCGCACACGCCGTGGTTATTGCTTCGGGCGGTTACGGAAATGTTTTCTTTTTATCTACAAATGCTATGGGAAGTAACGTTACTGCTTCGTGGAAAATCCATAAAAGAGGTGCGTATTTTGCAAATCCATGCTACACACAGATACATCCTACGTGCATTCCTGTTTCAGGAGACCATCAAAGTAAACTAACTTTAATGTCTGAATCTTTGCGAAACGATGGTAGAATATGGGTTCCAAAGAAGAAGGAAGATGCCGAAGCTATTAGAAACGGATCGAAAAAACCGAACGATCTTTCAGCAGAGGAAAGAGATTATTATTTGGAGAGAAGATATCCTTCTTTCGGAAACTTAGTGCCGCGCGACGTTGCTTCGCGTGCTGCCAAAGAACGATGCGATGCCGGTTATGGCGTAAATAAGACTGGGCAGGCCGTATTTTTGGATTTTGCCTCAGCAATTGAGCGTTATGGAAAGGAGCAGGCCGGAATTCACGGAAATCATAGCCCAAGTAAAGAAGAAGTTACAAAATTGGGAAAAAAGGTAATTGAAGATAAATACGGGAACCTATTCCAAATGTATCAGAAAATTGTAGATGAAAATCCGTACGAAACCCCAATGATGATTTATCCAGCCGTGCATTATACAATGGGTGGAATTTGGGTAGATTACGATTTACAATCTACAATTCCGGGTTGTTATGTAACTGGAGAAGCCAACTTTAGTGATCACGGCGCAAACCGATTGGGCGCTTCGGCCTTAATGCAAGGCTTGGCAGATGGTTATTTTGTATTGCCTTATACCATTGGCGATTATCTTTCACAAGATATTAAAACCGGACCTATATCTACTGAATCAAAGGAATTTGTGGAAGCGGAGCATAAAGTGCGCGAGCTTTTAGAGAAACTAATAAATAATAAGGGAACACACTCGGTAGATCATTTCCATAAAAAACTGGGCCATATTATGTGGAACAAATGCGGAATGGCCCGTAATGCAAAAGATTTAGAGTCGGCAATGACCGAAATTAGAGCCTTACGCGAAGAATTTTGGAGAGATGTTAGGGTTCCCGGTACTATGACCGAAATGAACGCCGAACTTGAAAAAGCCACTCGAGTGGCCGATTTTTTAGAGTTGGGTGAATTATTCGCAAAGGACGCGCTTCACCGTAACGAAAGTTGTGGGGGTCACTTCCGTGAAGAATATCAAACCGAAGAAGGAGAAGCCCTCCGCGACGACGAAAACTTTATGTACGTTGCCGCTTGGGAATACACGGGAGATCCCGGGAATGAAGTGCTTCACAAAGAAAATTTGGAGTACGAAAATATTGAAGTTAAATCGAGAAGTTATAAATAA
- a CDS encoding aminopeptidase P family protein has product MKYDQISSKLFVKNRKNFMAQMKPKSVAVFNSNDIYPISADSTMPFQQARDIFYLTGADQEETILVLFPDAPYEEHREMLFVRETNDHIAVWEGEKLTKEKATEVSGIKSIHWLKDFDKIFFEVMTQAERIYFNTNEHYRQSVVTETREDRFIKATKAKFPAHSWERSNPILQALRSVKDPIEIEIMQQACNITEKGHRRVLNFVKPGVWEYEIEAEYMHEFLRNRSRGFAYTPIIGSGNNANVLHYVVNNQQCKDGDLILIDVGAEYANYSSDMTRTIPVNGKFSKRQRQVYDAVKRVKDEATKMLVPGAYWKEFHVEVGKLMTKELLDLKLLDKADVKNEDPNWPAYKKYFMHGTSHHIGLDTHDYGVLWEKMTENMVFTVEPGIYIPEESFGVRLEDDVVIQKNGEPFNLMRNIPIEAEEIEEIMNK; this is encoded by the coding sequence ATGAAGTACGATCAAATTTCCAGTAAACTCTTTGTAAAAAACCGCAAAAACTTTATGGCGCAGATGAAACCAAAAAGTGTAGCCGTTTTTAACAGTAACGATATTTACCCAATTAGTGCAGACAGCACCATGCCATTTCAGCAGGCGCGCGATATTTTTTATTTAACAGGCGCCGATCAGGAAGAAACTATTCTGGTACTCTTTCCCGATGCTCCTTATGAAGAGCACCGCGAAATGCTATTTGTACGCGAAACAAACGACCATATTGCCGTTTGGGAAGGTGAAAAGTTAACCAAGGAAAAAGCTACAGAAGTTAGCGGTATAAAATCTATTCACTGGTTAAAAGATTTTGATAAAATCTTTTTTGAAGTAATGACCCAAGCCGAGCGTATTTATTTTAACACTAACGAACATTATCGCCAAAGTGTTGTAACCGAAACCCGCGAAGATCGTTTTATAAAAGCTACGAAAGCAAAATTTCCTGCTCACAGTTGGGAACGAAGCAACCCAATTTTACAAGCACTGCGTTCTGTAAAAGATCCTATTGAAATAGAAATTATGCAGCAAGCTTGCAATATTACGGAAAAAGGACATAGAAGAGTTTTAAATTTCGTAAAACCAGGAGTGTGGGAATACGAAATTGAAGCCGAATATATGCACGAGTTTTTAAGAAATCGTTCGCGCGGTTTCGCATATACTCCAATTATAGGAAGCGGCAATAACGCAAATGTGCTACATTATGTGGTAAACAACCAACAGTGTAAAGACGGCGATTTAATTTTAATAGATGTAGGTGCCGAATACGCAAACTATTCTAGCGATATGACGCGTACAATTCCAGTGAACGGAAAATTTAGCAAACGCCAACGCCAAGTTTACGACGCGGTAAAACGCGTAAAAGATGAGGCTACAAAAATGCTCGTTCCAGGAGCTTATTGGAAAGAATTTCACGTAGAAGTGGGTAAATTAATGACCAAAGAACTGTTGGATTTAAAACTTTTAGACAAGGCAGACGTTAAAAATGAAGATCCAAATTGGCCTGCCTATAAAAAATATTTTATGCACGGCACTAGCCACCACATAGGTTTAGACACTCATGATTACGGCGTTCTTTGGGAAAAGATGACCGAAAATATGGTTTTTACCGTGGAACCAGGAATCTATATTCCAGAAGAAAGCTTTGGCGTGCGTTTGGAAGATGATGTGGTTATACAAAAAAATGGAGAGCCTTTTAATCTAATGCGAAATATTCCTATTGAAGCAGAAGAAATTGAGGAAATTATGAATAAGTAG
- a CDS encoding succinate dehydrogenase/fumarate reductase iron-sulfur subunit, whose product MKLTLKIWRQKNNKAKGELKTYPIDGIEGDMSFLEMLDVLNEGLINKGEEPVVFDHDCREGICGSCSLQINGEPHGPDRLVTTCQLHMRMFNDGDTIVIEPFRAKAFPVIKDLVVDRSSFDRIQQAGGFISVNTSGNTIDANAIPVNKHDADESFNAATCIGCGACVAACKNASAMLFTSAKVSQFALLPQGRIEATERVLNMVSQMDKEGFGNCTNTGACEIECPKGISLENIARMNREYLSASLEG is encoded by the coding sequence ATGAAGTTAACACTTAAAATCTGGAGACAGAAAAATAATAAGGCCAAAGGAGAACTAAAAACATATCCTATTGACGGAATAGAAGGCGATATGTCTTTTTTAGAGATGCTCGACGTTCTTAATGAAGGTTTAATAAACAAAGGCGAAGAGCCCGTAGTTTTTGATCACGACTGTCGTGAGGGAATCTGCGGAAGCTGCTCCCTACAAATAAACGGCGAACCGCACGGACCAGATAGGTTGGTAACAACTTGCCAGTTGCATATGCGCATGTTTAATGACGGCGATACCATTGTTATTGAGCCATTCCGTGCAAAAGCATTTCCGGTGATAAAAGATTTAGTGGTAGATAGAAGTTCTTTTGATAGAATCCAGCAGGCAGGTGGCTTTATTTCGGTAAATACATCTGGAAATACTATTGATGCCAACGCTATCCCGGTAAATAAACACGATGCAGACGAATCATTCAATGCGGCAACCTGCATTGGTTGCGGTGCTTGTGTGGCAGCTTGTAAAAATGCCAGCGCTATGCTGTTTACCTCGGCAAAAGTGAGCCAGTTTGCATTGCTGCCGCAAGGAAGAATTGAAGCAACAGAGCGTGTTTTAAACATGGTTTCTCAAATGGATAAAGAAGGTTTTGGAAATTGTACCAATACCGGTGCGTGCGAAATTGAATGTCCAAAGGGTATTTCTTTGGAAAACATTGCCCGTATGAATCGTGAATATTTAAGTGCGAGTTTAGAAGGCTAA
- a CDS encoding alpha-ketoglutarate-dependent dioxygenase AlkB — translation MKNIEEVISYHANFIPKKEANELFEHLMEIEELTRMMEITTFAGVHFKFDFGKIMFLDKDLIEQNKFPETVWGHNRIWSEQMLALKSQVEDFTGEKFKTCVCIYYPDGNAGVDYHSDKTAYGDTTVIPAISLGEERQFCFRENQTLEKSSMVLNHGSLLIMKADCQESFQHSLPVDPAYKNPRISITFRKFGY, via the coding sequence ATGAAAAATATTGAAGAAGTAATTAGCTATCACGCAAATTTTATCCCTAAAAAAGAGGCCAACGAGTTGTTTGAACATTTAATGGAGATTGAAGAACTTACGCGCATGATGGAAATTACAACTTTCGCTGGCGTACATTTTAAATTTGATTTTGGCAAAATAATGTTTCTCGACAAAGACCTCATAGAACAAAATAAATTTCCCGAAACGGTCTGGGGCCACAATAGAATTTGGTCCGAGCAGATGTTAGCCCTTAAAAGTCAAGTTGAAGATTTCACGGGCGAAAAATTTAAAACCTGTGTTTGTATTTATTATCCCGACGGAAATGCTGGAGTAGATTACCATTCAGATAAAACAGCTTATGGCGATACTACGGTAATCCCTGCAATTAGTTTAGGCGAGGAACGACAATTTTGTTTTAGAGAAAACCAAACTTTAGAAAAATCAAGTATGGTGCTAAATCACGGCAGTTTATTAATTATGAAAGCAGATTGTCAAGAAAGCTTTCAACACAGTTTACCCGTAGATCCGGCATATAAAAACCCAAGAATAAGTATAACTTTTAGAAAGTTCGGATATTGA
- a CDS encoding WD40/YVTN/BNR-like repeat-containing protein — MKNFILSVLCFTTVLVYSQQGAISETTVTSSIQRKSELAQTSSVKNLPFKNIGPSIMSGRVVDFAVNPNNPIEFYVGYASGGVWYTNNNGTSFTPIMDNSPTQNVGCVAVNWQDGTIWVGTGEVNASRSSYAGIGLLKSEDKGKTWQIMGLTDSHHISSILINPSNPDEVVVGAVGHLYSTNEQRGVFKSTDGGKTWNKTLFINNETGIIEISVNPKNFNTMYATAWDKDRKAWNFEGSGPGSGVYKSTDAGSTWTKISTENSGLPIGKGMGRMGTAVVDDNTVYLIVDNQFHRAEEEKKEDSEMLTKDDFKTMDVATFLALDDKKLNQFLKMNGFQEKYRSENVKQMIRVGTVKPEDVAKYLENANSALFNTPVIGAEVYKSTDGGKTWHKTHDRFLDDLYYSYGYYFGKIHVDPSNANKIYIYGVPILKSSDGGKTFTSIDADNVHVDHHALWINPKMPGHLINGNDGGVNITYDDGKTWIKNNSPAVGQFYAVNVDHEKNYNVYGGLQDNGVWVGPSDYEANAGWLQNGKYPYHFLFGGDGMQVEIDNRNSNIVYTGFQFGNYYRLNRNGGEPVYIQPKHELGDSPYRFNWQTPILLSSHNQDILYLGGNKLMRSMNQGEDWTAISEDLTNGGKPGNVAFGTLTTISESPFQFGLLYTGSDDGLLHLSKDAGGQWAKISNNLPAGYWISRVIASSHKKERVYVTLNGYRQDDFTPLVFVSENYGVTWKDIRSNLPESPVNVIKEDPENEDLLYLGTDNGAYVSFNRGENWEVFSKELPNVAVHDLVIQPEAKDLVLGTHGRSIYVADINLLQKLNKSTMNEVVLSEIDSINFSPRWGSKWSTWGEIYEPKMKIQFYSPQSGKAVISIKSQEGKVLHQFTIEATEGINVVEYNFSISEKGIKVFKKSDIKIKEADNGIFYLPKGAYKLNILLNGKEATTDLKII; from the coding sequence ATGAAAAATTTTATTCTTTCGGTACTTTGCTTTACTACTGTATTAGTTTATTCGCAACAAGGCGCTATTTCTGAAACTACCGTTACATCTAGTATTCAAAGAAAATCGGAACTGGCTCAAACTTCTTCGGTTAAAAATTTACCGTTTAAAAACATTGGCCCGAGCATTATGAGCGGACGGGTGGTAGATTTTGCGGTAAATCCTAATAACCCTATTGAATTTTATGTGGGTTATGCCAGCGGTGGAGTTTGGTACACAAATAATAATGGCACGTCCTTCACTCCAATTATGGATAATAGTCCTACTCAAAATGTGGGTTGCGTGGCAGTAAATTGGCAAGATGGAACTATTTGGGTGGGTACAGGTGAGGTAAATGCGTCGCGTTCTTCCTACGCCGGAATTGGTTTGCTGAAAAGCGAAGACAAAGGTAAAACGTGGCAAATTATGGGGCTAACGGATAGCCACCATATAAGTAGTATTCTTATAAATCCGTCCAATCCAGATGAAGTGGTTGTGGGAGCCGTGGGGCATTTGTATTCAACTAATGAGCAGCGCGGGGTTTTTAAAAGTACCGATGGCGGTAAAACGTGGAATAAAACTCTTTTTATAAATAACGAAACTGGTATAATTGAAATTTCTGTAAATCCTAAAAATTTCAACACAATGTACGCCACAGCGTGGGACAAAGATCGGAAAGCGTGGAATTTTGAAGGTAGCGGTCCGGGTAGTGGTGTTTATAAAAGTACGGATGCTGGAAGTACGTGGACTAAAATTTCAACAGAAAATAGCGGATTGCCAATAGGAAAAGGAATGGGCCGCATGGGTACCGCCGTGGTTGATGACAACACAGTTTATTTAATAGTGGATAATCAATTTCACAGAGCGGAAGAAGAGAAAAAAGAAGATTCGGAAATGCTCACTAAAGACGATTTTAAAACAATGGATGTTGCAACTTTCTTGGCGCTGGATGACAAAAAGCTAAACCAATTTTTAAAAATGAATGGTTTTCAGGAAAAATATCGTTCCGAAAATGTAAAACAAATGATTCGGGTAGGTACCGTAAAACCTGAAGATGTTGCCAAATATTTAGAAAATGCCAATAGCGCACTTTTTAATACACCCGTAATTGGTGCTGAGGTTTACAAAAGTACAGATGGTGGAAAAACGTGGCATAAAACTCACGACAGATTTCTGGACGATCTGTACTATTCGTACGGATATTACTTTGGAAAAATTCATGTAGATCCCAGCAATGCCAACAAAATATATATTTATGGGGTGCCAATTTTAAAATCTTCCGACGGTGGAAAAACCTTTACCAGTATTGATGCTGATAATGTGCACGTTGACCATCACGCACTTTGGATAAACCCCAAAATGCCCGGCCACTTGATAAATGGTAACGATGGCGGCGTTAATATTACGTACGACGATGGTAAAACGTGGATAAAAAATAATTCACCAGCAGTGGGTCAATTTTATGCGGTAAATGTAGATCACGAAAAAAACTACAATGTTTACGGAGGCTTACAGGACAATGGCGTTTGGGTGGGCCCAAGCGATTACGAAGCAAATGCTGGCTGGCTTCAAAATGGAAAGTATCCTTACCATTTTCTATTTGGAGGAGATGGTATGCAGGTAGAAATTGACAACAGAAATAGCAATATTGTATATACGGGATTTCAATTTGGCAACTACTACAGATTAAATAGAAACGGTGGCGAACCTGTTTACATACAACCCAAGCACGAGCTAGGCGACAGTCCGTATCGTTTTAATTGGCAAACGCCTATTTTGTTGAGCTCGCACAATCAGGATATTCTTTATTTGGGCGGCAATAAGTTAATGCGAAGTATGAACCAAGGAGAAGATTGGACCGCAATTTCTGAAGATTTAACCAATGGTGGAAAACCAGGGAATGTGGCTTTTGGAACGCTTACGACTATTAGTGAGTCTCCTTTTCAGTTTGGACTTTTATATACTGGTAGCGATGACGGTTTGTTGCACCTTAGCAAAGACGCAGGGGGTCAATGGGCTAAAATTTCGAATAACCTTCCCGCCGGATACTGGATAAGCCGTGTGATTGCCTCTTCGCATAAAAAAGAACGGGTTTATGTTACTTTAAACGGGTATCGGCAGGATGATTTTACCCCCTTGGTTTTTGTAAGTGAAAATTACGGCGTCACGTGGAAAGATATTCGCAGTAATCTACCTGAGTCTCCCGTGAATGTTATAAAGGAAGATCCAGAAAATGAAGATTTATTGTATTTGGGAACAGATAACGGCGCATACGTTTCTTTTAATCGCGGCGAAAATTGGGAAGTATTTTCAAAAGAATTGCCCAACGTTGCGGTGCACGATTTGGTAATTCAGCCCGAGGCTAAAGATTTGGTTTTAGGCACACACGGCCGTTCTATTTATGTAGCCGATATTAATTTGCTTCAAAAGTTGAATAAAAGCACGATGAACGAAGTAGTATTATCCGAAATAGATTCAATAAATTTTAGTCCGCGTTGGGGAAGCAAATGGAGCACTTGGGGTGAAATTTATGAGCCAAAAATGAAAATTCAATTTTACAGCCCCCAAAGTGGAAAAGCGGTTATTTCAATTAAATCACAGGAAGGAAAGGTGCTGCATCAGTTTACAATCGAAGCTACAGAAGGAATTAATGTGGTGGAATATAATTTTTCAATATCTGAAAAAGGAATAAAAGTTTTTAAAAAATCTGACATTAAAATTAAGGAAGCAGACAATGGTATCTTCTATCTTCCCAAAGGAGCGTATAAATTGAATATTTTATTGAACGGCAAGGAGGCAACTACCGATTTAAAAATAATATAA